The following coding sequences lie in one Bacteroides helcogenes P 36-108 genomic window:
- a CDS encoding sirohydrochlorin cobaltochelatase: MKQFKFMMMAVFAVLASFSAISCSDDDNVAQSNHDRKMEAVTAEVKAGKQHDTALLLVTFGSTWDAPQETFKSMKKQFAEKFNNMDVYFSFTSEICMTRCAAKGWNYYAPSFYLEAIGLAGYKTVCVQSLHVIPGEEYLRVQSVVKDFHNSGDHPEFGDVKVYLAGPLLESEADVKAVARLLNDVYENKVTEGKIVTFMGHGNPEGWNYGNGNSRYTMLEEELQKLNPNYYVATVDMKDNYVDDMINRMKTAGKTSGNVICHPLMSIAGDHANNDMKGGVSEAEPEEGSWRYELNKAGYTCPIGNCNIKGLGDYKEIVNVWISHMQNALQNAPMYDPSAKE, encoded by the coding sequence ATGAAACAATTCAAATTTATGATGATGGCAGTTTTTGCTGTTTTAGCATCTTTCTCTGCAATTTCCTGCTCAGATGATGACAATGTAGCACAGTCTAACCATGACAGGAAAATGGAAGCTGTCACTGCTGAGGTAAAAGCCGGCAAACAACATGACACAGCTTTGTTGCTCGTAACTTTCGGCAGTACATGGGATGCACCACAAGAAACTTTCAAAAGCATGAAGAAGCAATTCGCCGAAAAGTTTAACAACATGGATGTATATTTCTCTTTCACATCCGAAATCTGTATGACACGTTGTGCGGCCAAAGGCTGGAATTATTATGCTCCTTCTTTCTACTTGGAAGCTATCGGTCTTGCCGGCTACAAAACAGTTTGCGTACAGTCACTTCACGTTATACCGGGTGAGGAATATCTACGTGTACAGAGTGTTGTAAAAGACTTTCACAACAGTGGAGATCACCCAGAATTCGGTGATGTGAAAGTTTATCTTGCCGGTCCACTGCTGGAATCAGAAGCTGATGTAAAAGCCGTGGCACGCCTTTTAAATGATGTATATGAAAACAAGGTAACTGAAGGCAAAATAGTTACTTTCATGGGGCATGGTAATCCCGAAGGCTGGAATTATGGCAATGGAAATTCACGCTACACCATGTTGGAAGAAGAATTACAGAAACTGAATCCGAACTATTATGTTGCCACGGTTGATATGAAAGATAATTATGTCGATGACATGATTAACCGTATGAAAACAGCAGGCAAAACTTCCGGTAACGTTATCTGTCACCCTTTGATGTCTATTGCTGGCGACCATGCAAACAACGACATGAAAGGTGGTGTAAGTGAAGCTGAACCAGAAGAAGGGAGCTGGCGTTACGAGTTGAATAAGGCCGGATATACATGTCCAATCGGCAACTGCAACATTAAAGGGCTGGGAGATTATAAAGAGATAGTAAATGTATGGATAAGCCATATGCAAAATGCCTTACAAAATGCCCCGATGTATGATCCGAGCGCAAAAGAATAA
- a CDS encoding TonB-dependent receptor yields the protein MKKNILLTAILCCLMVSLHAQVTLSGKVTGKEYGEPLTGVNIRVDNSLTGGTTNGKGEFCISNLPEGKHNLSFTYVGYAPLHFTFQGSNKDIHIVMEESYNNIGQVVVTGTGTHKRMTDSPVPVSVITAKEISSANVSTLEEALVKLTPNISSYTNGMGTTMSLNGINEDYVLILENGKRLAGEDRYTRINVANIKRVEILNGAASALYGSDAIGGVINIITDDAKNTLNISNYTHYSSEGRWTEAFNADVNAGKLSSYTSYQRLQAGSWQNNNIDENGNLTGKPTSVGFYSNTVNQRFVFNATDKLSFYVRGTYYDNKTRRPQDATYFTYDKKKKEYVEKGAYTYNLKHETYTYGAGMKYMINRSAYIDAEFYSDNFSSDYVYFKKSGSFQPGDEVTRKKVHYYNGNVKGIFRIGSHNRLSVGMEYVNEQLKSESDNIPFKNMYTMALYAQDEIKLMKNLQAVLGLRYIYNENFKNHATPNVALMYKLGDLNLRAAYAAGFRTPTLSQLYATDESKTSSRYTVGNPNLKPEKNNYYSLNAEYNYQWISVSVTGFMNDIRDMINYRTLSDKEIAAMGLDEKHAAFDEIRQRDNVDKAKTKGLSFNATINLGAGFRVSGGYTYMDTKAKQLQTDGTYKESPIDKSIRHMGNINGQWEHSWSFYRLNVNLHGRLQGERYSQTYGYAPKYQQWDLNTRHTFNLRSFILEPGVGIENIFDKIDDRPWNNNFSTLNPGRSVYVSLAVRFNK from the coding sequence ATGAAGAAAAATATCTTATTGACAGCCATACTCTGCTGTCTGATGGTATCTCTCCATGCCCAGGTAACTTTAAGCGGAAAAGTAACGGGCAAAGAATACGGCGAACCTTTAACAGGCGTCAACATCCGTGTAGATAATAGTCTTACAGGTGGAACAACCAATGGAAAAGGAGAATTCTGTATCAGTAACCTTCCTGAAGGGAAACATAACCTGAGTTTTACGTATGTGGGGTATGCTCCCTTGCATTTCACTTTTCAAGGCAGCAACAAAGATATTCACATAGTCATGGAAGAAAGCTACAACAACATTGGGCAAGTAGTAGTAACCGGTACAGGTACACATAAACGCATGACAGACAGTCCCGTTCCGGTTTCAGTAATTACAGCCAAGGAAATAAGCAGTGCCAATGTATCAACCTTAGAAGAGGCATTGGTAAAACTTACTCCCAACATATCTTCCTATACCAATGGTATGGGCACTACAATGAGCCTAAACGGAATCAATGAAGATTATGTTTTGATTCTTGAAAATGGTAAGCGACTGGCAGGAGAAGACAGATACACCCGTATTAATGTAGCAAACATCAAGCGTGTCGAAATACTGAACGGAGCTGCATCCGCCCTTTACGGTAGTGACGCCATAGGAGGTGTCATAAATATCATCACGGATGATGCCAAAAACACTTTGAATATATCCAACTATACACATTATTCCAGTGAAGGACGTTGGACAGAAGCTTTCAATGCGGACGTCAATGCAGGTAAGTTATCTTCTTACACCTCCTATCAACGCCTCCAGGCAGGTAGCTGGCAGAACAACAACATTGATGAGAACGGAAACCTTACAGGGAAACCCACTTCCGTAGGTTTCTACTCCAATACCGTGAACCAGCGTTTCGTGTTTAATGCTACGGATAAATTATCGTTCTATGTACGCGGTACTTATTATGATAACAAAACCCGCCGTCCGCAAGATGCCACTTACTTCACTTATGATAAAAAGAAAAAAGAATATGTGGAGAAAGGTGCATATACTTATAATCTAAAACATGAAACGTACACCTATGGGGCAGGAATGAAGTATATGATTAACCGTTCCGCATATATTGATGCAGAATTCTATTCCGACAATTTTTCGTCCGACTATGTTTATTTCAAAAAATCAGGCAGCTTCCAACCGGGAGATGAAGTGACGCGCAAAAAAGTACATTACTATAACGGAAACGTAAAAGGTATCTTCAGAATAGGCAGTCACAACAGATTGTCTGTAGGAATGGAGTACGTCAATGAGCAATTAAAAAGCGAATCGGATAACATTCCATTCAAGAATATGTACACGATGGCTCTCTATGCACAAGATGAAATCAAGCTGATGAAAAATCTACAGGCGGTGTTAGGACTGCGCTATATCTATAATGAGAACTTTAAGAATCATGCTACACCCAATGTAGCCCTGATGTACAAACTTGGAGATCTGAATCTACGTGCCGCTTATGCTGCCGGTTTCCGCACTCCTACCCTCTCACAGCTTTATGCAACGGATGAGTCGAAGACATCCAGCCGATATACAGTGGGCAATCCTAATCTGAAACCGGAAAAGAATAATTACTATTCACTGAATGCGGAATACAACTACCAATGGATTTCAGTCTCAGTAACCGGTTTTATGAATGACATCCGTGACATGATAAACTACCGTACCCTCTCCGACAAGGAGATTGCAGCCATGGGATTGGATGAAAAGCATGCTGCGTTTGACGAGATACGCCAACGTGACAATGTGGATAAAGCAAAAACCAAAGGCCTCAGTTTCAATGCAACCATAAACCTTGGAGCCGGCTTCAGAGTCAGCGGAGGCTATACCTACATGGACACCAAAGCCAAACAGCTACAGACAGACGGTACATATAAAGAATCGCCTATCGACAAAAGCATCAGGCACATGGGAAACATCAACGGCCAATGGGAACATAGTTGGAGCTTCTACCGCCTGAATGTAAACCTGCACGGACGCCTTCAAGGAGAACGGTATTCGCAAACCTACGGATATGCCCCCAAGTATCAGCAATGGGATTTGAATACCCGCCACACATTCAATTTGAGATCTTTTATTCTGGAACCCGGCGTGGGTATAGAGAATATCTTCGACAAGATAGACGACCGCCCCTGGAACAATAACTTCTCCACACTGAATCCGGGACGTTCGGTATATGTAAGTCTGGCCGTGCGATTCAATAAATAA
- a CDS encoding PepSY-associated TM helix domain-containing protein: MNIITKSMYSIHRILGTLLCILFLMWFLSAFVMMYHHFPRVNANEKLQKQETLSTPDDSLPDIASVMARLPHKEKVRNLTLGRNLGQTVFHIRTNKGEYDLPLNPSDSMPQVDNERIRRTAALWCSAPIARIDTIHSLDQWIPFGKLKKEMPIYKIHFADDAQTQLYLSSQKGEAIQFSNRNERFWAWMGAIPHWVYFTRLRQDAALWNKTVIWLSGLGCIMVIAGIWITIDIWCKTRRSRHHRFSPYRKKWYHWHYMTGIIFGIFVLTFTFSGMMSLADIPEWIHKPALKNNPVRTLHAHAPQPDQYTLDYRSVIAAHPQALQIEWSNFREHPYYTVKDGKTEFYIDAADSLPRPLQLSEDEIRRGIESIYASDSATAHHPVPIRMSLLSHFETYYRDMSSMYRGRPQLPVWKVTVEDADRSVYYIHPETGNIRHVDTSSRWKYWSYTALHRMRLPGLNSNTTLRKTVLWALLLGGTVVSVTGLALSISYLRRICRRKRR; the protein is encoded by the coding sequence ATGAATATCATTACCAAATCCATGTACTCCATCCATAGGATACTGGGCACTTTGCTCTGCATCCTATTTCTCATGTGGTTCCTCTCCGCATTCGTGATGATGTACCACCACTTTCCCCGTGTCAACGCAAATGAAAAGCTACAGAAGCAGGAAACACTCTCCACACCGGATGATTCGCTGCCGGACATTGCTTCCGTCATGGCCCGCCTTCCCCACAAGGAAAAAGTCAGGAATCTGACCCTCGGCCGCAACTTAGGACAAACGGTTTTCCATATCCGTACAAACAAAGGGGAATACGATCTTCCTCTGAATCCATCCGACTCAATGCCACAGGTGGACAATGAACGTATCCGCCGGACAGCCGCCCTGTGGTGTTCCGCCCCCATAGCCCGCATAGATACGATACACTCCTTAGACCAATGGATTCCATTCGGCAAGTTGAAAAAAGAAATGCCCATCTACAAGATACATTTCGCCGATGATGCCCAAACCCAACTCTACCTAAGCTCGCAAAAGGGCGAAGCCATACAATTCTCCAACCGGAACGAACGTTTTTGGGCATGGATGGGCGCCATTCCCCACTGGGTATATTTCACCCGGCTGAGACAAGACGCTGCACTATGGAACAAAACAGTCATCTGGCTGTCCGGCCTGGGATGTATCATGGTCATTGCAGGCATCTGGATAACCATAGATATATGGTGCAAGACACGCCGCAGCCGTCACCACCGCTTTTCGCCCTATCGCAAGAAATGGTATCACTGGCACTACATGACCGGAATAATCTTCGGGATCTTTGTACTGACCTTTACCTTCAGCGGCATGATGTCCTTGGCAGATATTCCCGAATGGATTCATAAGCCGGCCTTGAAGAACAACCCCGTACGCACACTACACGCCCATGCCCCCCAACCGGACCAATACACACTGGACTATCGCAGCGTCATAGCAGCCCATCCCCAAGCCCTACAGATAGAATGGAGCAACTTCCGTGAACATCCCTACTATACCGTAAAAGACGGGAAGACAGAATTCTACATAGACGCGGCCGACAGCCTGCCCCGCCCTTTACAGCTCTCCGAAGACGAAATCCGCAGAGGCATCGAAAGCATATACGCCTCCGACAGTGCGACAGCCCATCACCCCGTGCCGATTCGGATGTCACTGCTCAGCCACTTTGAAACATACTATCGTGACATGAGCAGCATGTATCGCGGGCGTCCCCAACTCCCCGTCTGGAAAGTAACGGTAGAAGATGCTGACCGGAGCGTCTATTACATCCATCCGGAAACGGGCAATATCCGCCATGTCGATACCTCCTCCCGATGGAAGTACTGGTCATACACCGCCTTGCACCGTATGCGCCTGCCCGGACTGAACTCCAACACCACCCTGCGCAAAACCGTCCTTTGGGCATTGCTGCTCGGCGGAACCGTTGTTTCCGTCACCGGCCTTGCGTTGAGCATCAGTTATCTGCGGAGGATATGCCGCAGGAAACGAAGATAA
- a CDS encoding TonB-dependent receptor — MNKKVFLSMAVACPLLVFGQGKSITDSIFNISEVEITAKQRKPLQDQPVGMLNMPVPLKYLPMTVTKIDHATLQRKHITNMEDAVRFLPGVIMSSNQLGAFQRYSIRGTSDAVIAYDGIRDERSLTNTIPFGDLSSVESIEVIKGPASILAGHSVMGGIINIIRKKPTGRFTGNAGISYGSWEQKEANVGFGGKLLGPINYRANIYYANGDGYRMVNADRFSGMFAIGSQVGKKGYLDASINFNDDYYTTDIGGAPTMPGDVYSVNGDKLFAKNGERNPLCNYEDVFNDIANNSMRRRNVDVMATYTYELAGWLTLRDRFSYSHSNLDYSCVERVSYRTSDKPIYDWYYKDSKTGKTKYIEVDSVRSGDPLCFNPDHRTTSNMLDFTGKFEAGNIKHNYTLGWAYSYFNFTQYNGYGAGDVWGPGLNEMVSVVNPHYVRDWWDSKVSAASINHYTTNAVYLTDVFDINEHWKGMLSGRFDIYRYKKATATISDGRQHYDDANRTDWQKVSTSAFTYRAGLVYLPVPEVSLYVSAASFFKPYNTMYGKNIIYYDRNGHEFIPDDNGGEVFKPQRGNQFELGVRYESKLLDVNASVYYIRKFNVVTKIGEQTVQEGDEVIKKTVQAQVGRATSKGFDFDITLHPVTNLQIVGGFGWSDYRQIASNMDWVPKDADWITLDEEGKINIRATGVPRTTFYTYADYAIPCGILKGLSFHLSGTFTDRIYNNIENNVYDPSRYIVDAGIYYPIKNSITLSCNINNIFNNHYFSSTTKLAKPRNFIATIAYSF; from the coding sequence ATGAACAAAAAAGTTTTTTTATCAATGGCTGTTGCTTGTCCGCTATTGGTATTCGGACAGGGAAAAAGTATTACAGACAGTATTTTCAACATTAGTGAGGTGGAGATTACAGCTAAGCAGAGGAAACCTTTGCAGGACCAACCGGTGGGTATGTTGAATATGCCTGTCCCGTTGAAGTATCTTCCTATGACAGTGACCAAGATAGATCATGCTACCTTGCAGCGTAAGCATATAACTAATATGGAGGATGCCGTACGCTTTTTGCCGGGCGTAATTATGAGTTCAAATCAGTTGGGGGCTTTTCAACGGTATAGTATTCGTGGTACTTCTGATGCTGTGATTGCTTATGACGGAATACGTGATGAGCGTTCTTTGACTAATACAATACCTTTTGGTGACCTTTCTTCTGTTGAATCCATTGAGGTTATCAAAGGGCCTGCATCTATACTGGCAGGACATTCTGTGATGGGAGGAATCATCAATATCATTCGTAAGAAACCAACAGGACGTTTTACAGGCAATGCTGGCATAAGCTACGGCAGTTGGGAGCAAAAAGAGGCTAATGTAGGTTTCGGTGGTAAGTTGTTGGGACCGATAAATTATCGCGCCAATATTTACTATGCAAACGGGGACGGTTATCGTATGGTAAATGCCGACCGTTTCTCCGGAATGTTTGCCATTGGTTCCCAAGTCGGAAAGAAAGGGTATTTGGATGCAAGCATAAATTTTAATGACGACTATTATACCACTGATATAGGCGGTGCTCCCACAATGCCCGGAGATGTTTATAGCGTTAACGGAGACAAACTATTTGCCAAAAACGGCGAACGTAATCCGCTTTGTAATTACGAAGATGTGTTCAATGACATTGCAAACAATAGTATGCGTCGCCGCAATGTAGATGTAATGGCCACTTATACTTACGAATTGGCAGGCTGGCTGACTCTACGTGACCGTTTTTCTTATAGTCATAGTAACCTTGATTACTCTTGTGTAGAACGAGTCAGTTATCGTACCAGTGACAAACCTATATATGATTGGTATTATAAAGACAGTAAAACCGGAAAAACAAAGTACATAGAAGTGGATTCAGTACGTAGTGGGGATCCTCTTTGTTTTAATCCTGATCACCGCACTACCAGCAATATGCTTGATTTTACCGGTAAGTTCGAAGCCGGCAACATCAAACATAACTATACATTAGGATGGGCTTATTCCTATTTCAATTTTACCCAATATAATGGTTATGGTGCAGGAGATGTGTGGGGGCCTGGATTGAATGAAATGGTATCCGTAGTCAATCCTCATTATGTACGCGATTGGTGGGATAGCAAAGTTTCAGCCGCTTCCATCAACCACTATACTACAAATGCTGTTTATCTGACAGATGTTTTTGATATTAACGAACATTGGAAAGGCATGCTTAGCGGTCGTTTTGATATCTATAGATACAAAAAGGCAACGGCAACCATCAGTGACGGACGTCAGCATTATGATGACGCTAATCGTACAGACTGGCAAAAAGTTTCCACCTCTGCTTTTACCTATCGCGCCGGATTGGTATATCTACCCGTTCCGGAAGTTTCGCTTTATGTTTCAGCGGCTTCTTTCTTCAAACCATATAATACCATGTATGGTAAAAACATAATATATTATGACCGTAATGGTCATGAATTTATCCCGGATGATAATGGAGGAGAAGTTTTTAAACCGCAACGTGGCAATCAGTTTGAATTAGGGGTACGATATGAAAGTAAATTATTAGATGTAAATGCCAGTGTTTATTATATTCGTAAATTCAATGTAGTCACCAAGATTGGTGAACAAACCGTGCAGGAAGGCGATGAGGTTATAAAGAAAACAGTGCAGGCACAAGTGGGGCGTGCTACTTCCAAAGGATTTGATTTTGATATTACTCTGCATCCTGTAACCAACCTCCAGATTGTCGGTGGTTTTGGGTGGTCTGATTATCGCCAAATTGCAAGTAATATGGATTGGGTTCCTAAAGATGCAGATTGGATTACTTTAGATGAAGAAGGAAAGATTAACATCCGTGCGACCGGTGTTCCGCGCACTACTTTCTATACGTATGCTGATTATGCTATTCCCTGTGGTATCCTAAAAGGTCTCTCTTTCCATTTGAGTGGTACATTTACCGACCGTATATATAATAACATTGAAAATAATGTTTATGATCCGTCACGTTACATTGTAGATGCAGGTATTTATTACCCCATAAAAAATAGTATCACACTGTCTTGCAATATCAATAATATTTTTAACAATCATTACTTCAGCAGTACAACCAAGCTTGCAAAACCCCGTAACTTTATAGCTACAATTGCTTATAGCTTTTAG
- a CDS encoding sirohydrochlorin cobaltochelatase, whose amino-acid sequence MRIISLFILLTISLLCHAHEGGNYEHSDMLASMKPGDKAALLMVHFGTTHDDTRALTIDAINAKVQAAFPELKFQEAYTSRIIIRRLKERGIEKATPLDALLKLRGEGYTHVIVQSTNIIDGVEMESLRKDVESVLPFFKEIRVGTPLLYSTEDAEKVVDILGKRLNTSMQGKKAAKENIVLVGHGTYTPSTAIYSQMDYMLKANGLTNFHVGTIEGYPTFKTMLAQLKAAKAKRVTLVPFMFVAGDHAKNDIAGEWKEALEKEGYTVSAHLEGLGQAPEIQEIFINHIRFGLKHRMPDIMTKKAAYAAGKDAE is encoded by the coding sequence ATGAGAATTATATCACTCTTTATCCTGTTGACCATCTCCCTCCTCTGCCATGCGCATGAGGGAGGCAACTACGAACACAGCGATATGCTGGCAAGTATGAAACCCGGCGACAAAGCCGCCCTTCTCATGGTACACTTCGGTACTACACACGATGACACCCGTGCCCTTACCATCGACGCAATCAATGCAAAGGTGCAGGCGGCTTTTCCTGAATTGAAATTCCAGGAAGCCTACACATCCCGTATCATTATCCGCCGCCTCAAAGAACGAGGCATCGAAAAGGCAACCCCACTGGATGCACTCCTGAAACTTCGTGGAGAAGGCTATACACACGTTATCGTACAAAGCACCAACATCATTGACGGTGTAGAAATGGAATCGCTGCGCAAGGACGTAGAGAGCGTACTGCCCTTCTTCAAAGAAATTCGTGTAGGCACTCCCCTGCTCTATTCCACAGAAGATGCCGAGAAGGTTGTTGACATATTGGGAAAACGCCTCAATACATCCATGCAGGGAAAGAAAGCAGCCAAGGAAAATATTGTCCTCGTAGGTCACGGAACTTATACACCCAGTACCGCCATCTACAGCCAGATGGACTACATGCTGAAGGCAAACGGACTGACCAATTTCCATGTAGGCACTATCGAAGGTTATCCTACTTTCAAAACCATGCTCGCACAGCTAAAGGCCGCCAAAGCCAAACGGGTAACCCTCGTTCCCTTCATGTTCGTAGCCGGCGACCACGCTAAAAACGACATAGCCGGAGAATGGAAAGAAGCACTTGAGAAAGAAGGATATACCGTCAGTGCACATCTCGAAGGCTTGGGACAAGCTCCCGAAATACAAGAAATCTTCATCAACCACATTCGTTTCGGGCTGAAACACCGCATGCCGGACATCATGACCAAGAAAGCAGCCTATGCCGCCGGCAAAGATGCAGAATAA
- a CDS encoding TonB-dependent receptor plug domain-containing protein, producing MKHKYWLGTMLLCAVQPIMAQSIIENKSEKELSLMLQEVVVTGTGTEHYLKDVPVQTEVINRKMLDNYGGASLEDILTGLCPAFDFNQSEMGSNMQLGGLGNGYVLLLINGKKIHGDIGGQNNLGLIDPNRIERIEIVKGASSALYGSDAIAGVVNIIIKKHQESLLIENTTRSGSYGEVRQSNTLQFKSGKWTSGTGFQLKHSDGWQNTTYENPNRFEKPVTNSNNKTVNRYTDWEVSQHFDYQATKKLYIYADGSFYRKRIYRPCGHPEYKTYDFLYRNVSTSTGGKLKLKNSNNVTMDLHYDSHAYYYAYTQDTWDKVYDENGKEISFPYYPGDEGLQSNQKRLLIQLKGVFNLPHFNRLSVGTDTEINWLDAPRRLDEEDVSDCTTSFYAQDEWSPINQLNITAGVRLTVSQNFGTRLTPKISALYKLGQFNLRATYSEGFKTPTLKELHYRYIRQMSLVILNLGNKDLKPQNSRYISGGAEYNDKHFNVNITGYCNWLDNMITLITIPISQAPGDLVVTYAPARVRQYRNMENACTYGIDINTKWIPIQSLTIAGGYSYLNTKANQYDEKDEVMKHVVIDGTAHHRATVSAIWTYIWKRHDYRIGFGIHGRIQSKRYYQDDGDGKGYNLWRLNTRQQFSLNKYWKAEVNVGIDNLFNYYETTYHGLHYGTTTAGRTFYASLTLQFGQKKKQT from the coding sequence ATGAAACACAAGTATTGGCTTGGGACAATGCTGCTATGTGCTGTGCAGCCCATTATGGCACAAAGCATCATTGAGAATAAGAGCGAAAAAGAATTGTCGCTCATGCTACAGGAAGTAGTAGTAACCGGAACCGGTACAGAACATTATTTAAAAGATGTCCCTGTACAGACAGAAGTTATTAATCGCAAAATGCTGGATAACTACGGTGGCGCTTCTCTGGAAGATATTTTGACCGGATTATGTCCGGCATTCGACTTCAACCAAAGTGAAATGGGCTCTAATATGCAACTTGGTGGATTAGGAAACGGATATGTGCTACTGCTCATAAACGGCAAAAAAATACATGGTGACATAGGTGGACAAAATAATCTGGGACTGATAGATCCAAACCGCATAGAACGTATTGAAATCGTGAAAGGAGCTTCATCAGCCCTCTATGGGAGTGATGCCATAGCCGGTGTGGTGAACATTATCATCAAAAAACACCAAGAGAGTCTGTTGATAGAAAACACTACCCGCAGCGGTTCTTACGGTGAAGTGCGCCAATCCAACACTCTGCAATTCAAATCCGGAAAATGGACTTCAGGCACAGGTTTCCAACTGAAGCATTCTGACGGATGGCAGAACACTACCTATGAAAATCCAAATCGTTTTGAAAAACCAGTGACAAATTCAAATAACAAAACCGTAAACCGATATACAGATTGGGAAGTGTCACAACATTTCGACTATCAAGCCACCAAGAAACTTTATATTTATGCAGACGGAAGCTTCTATCGCAAACGTATCTATCGCCCTTGTGGACATCCCGAATACAAAACCTATGATTTCCTCTATCGTAATGTTTCCACCTCGACAGGCGGAAAACTGAAACTGAAAAACAGCAACAATGTCACAATGGATCTCCATTATGACAGCCATGCTTATTATTATGCCTACACCCAAGATACTTGGGACAAAGTATATGATGAAAACGGCAAGGAAATCAGTTTTCCATATTATCCCGGTGATGAAGGGCTGCAAAGTAATCAGAAGCGACTGCTCATCCAATTGAAGGGAGTGTTCAATCTGCCCCACTTCAACCGCCTAAGCGTAGGAACCGATACAGAAATAAACTGGCTGGACGCTCCACGCAGATTAGACGAAGAAGATGTATCTGACTGCACTACCTCATTCTATGCCCAAGATGAATGGTCGCCAATCAATCAACTGAACATAACTGCAGGCGTACGGCTAACCGTGAGCCAAAATTTCGGCACACGACTGACTCCCAAGATCTCCGCCCTCTACAAACTGGGACAATTTAATCTGCGTGCAACCTATTCAGAAGGTTTTAAAACACCCACCTTAAAAGAACTGCACTATCGTTATATTCGCCAGATGTCCCTCGTCATACTGAATTTGGGAAACAAAGATCTGAAGCCACAAAACAGCCGTTACATTTCCGGTGGTGCGGAATATAACGATAAACATTTTAATGTCAACATCACAGGTTACTGTAATTGGCTTGATAATATGATCACCCTCATTACCATTCCTATATCCCAAGCACCGGGAGACCTTGTCGTCACATACGCTCCGGCCCGTGTGCGTCAATATCGGAATATGGAAAATGCCTGTACTTATGGCATTGATATCAATACCAAATGGATTCCAATTCAATCGTTAACCATTGCCGGAGGATATAGTTATCTGAATACGAAAGCAAACCAATATGATGAAAAAGACGAAGTAATGAAGCATGTGGTAATAGACGGTACAGCACATCATCGTGCCACAGTAAGCGCGATCTGGACTTATATCTGGAAACGACATGACTATCGTATCGGATTCGGTATTCATGGACGCATACAGAGTAAACGATATTATCAGGATGATGGCGACGGTAAAGGGTACAACCTTTGGAGGCTGAATACCCGGCAGCAGTTCAGCCTCAACAAATACTGGAAAGCTGAAGTAAATGTAGGCATAGACAATCTGTTCAACTATTATGAAACCACCTATCACGGCCTGCATTACGGAACAACCACAGCGGGACGTACATTCTACGCCTCACTGACACTGCAATTCGGGCAGAAAAAGAAACAGACCTGA